In a single window of the Acyrthosiphon pisum isolate AL4f chromosome X, pea_aphid_22Mar2018_4r6ur, whole genome shotgun sequence genome:
- the LOC100166265 gene encoding SUMO-conjugating enzyme UBC9-B-like: MSGIAVRRLLEERKDWRKNPVFGFVAKPAKNQDGTLNLMVWECYIPGRTGTPWQNGSYFLRMTFKDDYPSSPPLCRFEPPLFHPNVYPSGTVCLSILDEEKDWRPAITIKQLLLGIRDLLNEPNIRDPAQAEAYHIYCQNPVEYFNRVRAQAKAMSRA, encoded by the exons atGAGTGGTATTGCAGTTAGGCGATTATTAGAAGAACGTAAAGATTGGAGAAAAAATCCTGTATTT gGTTTTGTGGCTAAACCAGCCAAAAATCAAGATGGCACATTGAACCTTATGGTTTGGGAATGCTATATACCTGGAAGAACTGGT actCCTTGGCAAAATGGATCGTATTTCTTACGTATGACTTTCAAGGACGATTATCCATCGAGTCCACCACTATGCAGATTTGAGCCTCCATTATTCCACCCCAATGTTTATCCCTccg GTACTGTGTGTTTATCAATATTGGACGAAGAAAAAGATTGGCGTCCAGCTATTACTATTAAGCAACTATTGTTGGGGATAAGAGATCTCTTAAATGAACCCAACATCAGAGATCCTGCCCAGGCTGAAGCCTATCATATTTATTG ccAAAATCCTGTGGAATATTTCAATCGTGTCCGAGCACAAGCCAAAGCGATGTCCAGAGCATAG